One Streptomyces sp. NBC_00554 DNA segment encodes these proteins:
- a CDS encoding TauD/TfdA family dioxygenase has translation MRRAHQPYADVFARHLIDHTAPRAVEAIAERLRDTGLVTVEGLTSRTAVLAFATGIMSLTSHRDSDSDGLTTIHHTRRHAHRAGFAGFGNGGLDPHTDRSGTPNPPRLMLLVCGQAAITGGESLLTDGQAVHSDLFISGREAGLALAQPRTAFFGAGDGHATQVFTVHRDQRVSVRLRLDGLARWNPIVQPHLPQLQAAAVRHQMRLILAPGLGYLLDNERWLHARRAFTGDRLCWRALGQPRFPMPRGFAPVPASAPPPVLSEAG, from the coding sequence ATGCGCCGAGCCCATCAGCCGTACGCCGACGTGTTCGCGCGCCACCTCATCGATCACACCGCGCCGCGCGCGGTGGAGGCGATCGCGGAACGGCTGCGGGATACGGGCCTGGTCACTGTCGAAGGTCTCACATCGCGCACCGCCGTCCTCGCCTTTGCCACCGGGATCATGAGCCTCACATCGCACCGGGACAGCGATTCCGACGGCCTCACAACCATCCACCACACCCGCCGCCACGCTCACCGGGCTGGCTTTGCCGGGTTCGGCAACGGCGGACTCGATCCGCACACCGACCGCTCCGGCACTCCGAATCCGCCCCGCCTGATGCTCCTCGTGTGTGGGCAAGCCGCAATCACCGGCGGGGAAAGCCTGCTCACCGATGGGCAGGCCGTGCACTCCGACCTCTTCATCAGCGGGCGGGAGGCCGGGCTTGCGCTGGCACAGCCCCGCACCGCGTTCTTCGGAGCCGGAGACGGCCACGCCACGCAGGTGTTCACCGTCCATCGCGACCAGCGGGTGTCTGTTCGCCTGCGGCTCGACGGGCTGGCGCGCTGGAACCCTATAGTTCAGCCCCATCTGCCACAGCTCCAGGCCGCAGCCGTGCGTCACCAGATGCGTCTGATCCTGGCGCCCGGGTTGGGCTACCTGCTGGACAACGAACGCTGGCTGCACGCACGACGCGCCTTCACCGGCGATCGGCTCTGCTGGCGTGCACTTGGGCAACCCCGTTTTCC
- a CDS encoding helix-turn-helix domain-containing protein — protein MDSAKAERRSQHTLWHWATPQAEAILATRHLGAILRFHRTVHGMNQSELGQLLGYDKTYISLLELGKRRLDDVGARQHIADFLRLPPHVLGVTDPADTDHRAMLQFGESTVRLAEIARQSGHASEAVAELWPLVARLEARVDDGHTERDVLHLLARARVGLGVALGNVLPEERLGTAARWTAKSIGIARYFDDPTFTSFVLRMHGNELRKARLHGAAVDRLLHAVALAPNQQARAAALPLLARAAGALRNQSLFDEVMRETDRLLDETEHTSLFNPYALHEIRLRGLIATGRTDVAIQLVEQGSPVPTTTVAPQWRVIELVTVAQVRLIADDYGGAAQSLNTAVDEAVRQRLPHQLQRIMRATANRLPDVTEAAGHALDRIRTEMAA, from the coding sequence ATGGACAGCGCGAAGGCGGAACGGCGCTCGCAGCACACCCTGTGGCACTGGGCCACCCCACAGGCCGAGGCGATCCTCGCCACCCGCCATCTCGGCGCCATCCTGCGCTTCCACCGCACCGTGCACGGCATGAACCAATCCGAACTCGGGCAGCTCCTCGGCTACGACAAGACGTACATCTCGCTCCTCGAACTCGGCAAACGGAGACTCGATGACGTCGGCGCCCGCCAACACATCGCCGACTTCCTGCGCCTTCCCCCGCACGTCCTTGGCGTCACCGATCCCGCCGACACCGACCACCGCGCCATGCTGCAATTCGGCGAATCCACCGTCCGCCTCGCCGAGATCGCCCGGCAATCCGGGCACGCCTCCGAGGCTGTCGCCGAACTGTGGCCCCTGGTCGCACGGCTGGAAGCACGGGTAGACGACGGGCACACGGAACGAGACGTCCTCCACCTCCTGGCCCGAGCCCGTGTCGGCCTCGGCGTCGCCCTGGGCAACGTCCTGCCGGAGGAGCGACTGGGCACCGCTGCCCGCTGGACCGCGAAGAGCATCGGCATCGCTCGCTACTTCGATGACCCGACGTTCACTTCCTTCGTGCTGCGGATGCACGGCAACGAACTGCGCAAGGCCCGTCTCCACGGAGCCGCCGTCGACCGACTGCTGCACGCCGTTGCCCTCGCTCCGAACCAGCAGGCAAGAGCCGCCGCCCTCCCCCTCCTCGCCCGCGCCGCCGGCGCACTCCGCAACCAGTCCTTGTTCGACGAGGTAATGCGGGAGACCGACCGACTCCTCGACGAGACCGAGCACACGTCGCTGTTCAATCCCTATGCCCTGCACGAGATCCGGCTGCGCGGCCTGATCGCCACCGGCAGGACCGATGTCGCCATACAACTGGTCGAGCAGGGCAGTCCAGTACCGACAACCACCGTCGCACCGCAGTGGCGAGTGATTGAACTCGTCACCGTGGCCCAAGTAAGGCTCATCGCCGACGACTACGGAGGCGCCGCCCAGTCCCTGAACACCGCAGTCGACGAAGCAGTCCGCCAGCGTCTCCCTCACCAGTTGCAACGCATCATGCGCGCGACGGCCAACCGGCTGCCGGACGTCACGGAGGCCGCGGGCCATGCCCTGGACCGGATACGGACAGAGATGGCCGCTTAG
- a CDS encoding NUDIX domain-containing protein: MAYTPPTWPVSVKGVAVDSRRRVLLLKNEREEWELPGGRLEPTDATPELAVEREIEEETGWAVKAGPLLDAWIYTPLPVTLPDRRVMIVTYGCTVLTPDMPPVVSHEHKELGMFTAGEVPGLTMPEGYKQSIAAWYARM; encoded by the coding sequence ATGGCGTACACGCCCCCTACCTGGCCCGTCTCCGTCAAGGGCGTGGCCGTGGACAGCCGCCGACGCGTACTGCTGCTGAAGAACGAACGCGAAGAATGGGAGCTGCCCGGAGGCCGACTCGAACCCACCGATGCGACACCAGAGTTGGCGGTGGAGAGGGAGATCGAGGAAGAGACCGGCTGGGCGGTGAAGGCGGGCCCCCTCCTGGACGCGTGGATTTACACGCCCTTGCCCGTGACACTGCCAGACCGACGGGTCATGATCGTCACCTACGGCTGCACCGTCCTCACGCCGGACATGCCCCCCGTGGTGAGCCATGAGCACAAGGAGCTCGGCATGTTCACCGCCGGCGAAGTGCCCGGGCTGACCATGCCCGAGGGATACAAGCAGTCCATTGCCGCCTGGTACGCACGGATGTGA